The Oryza brachyantha chromosome 6, ObraRS2, whole genome shotgun sequence region CGCGCCTCCCTCTGTTTTCCCCTCACCGCTCGATGGTCCCCACCGGCCGggtctcttctctccctcccctctctcaccGTCGGGTGGACCCGGCTTGTCAACCGCccgccacccctctctctcaccgacaggtggaccccacctatcggcgccaccctcctctctccttgctgacgtcagcagccccatttaattgcacaataattgatttaggacttttctgttcagttaaaaacctagaaaacttctaaacttcatatctaattcatctagtctccgtttaggtccattcaaatttcattaaatttataaaattgtcaagaatccattaaaaatagtttctttctctgtttcagtagttttatagcctgttttgctcTATTTGTCGCAGGTTTTTCGCCCATGGAAGCGCCGATCGTCCTCGAAGTCGTCACCGGATTTCCTCGtgggtcagagcaaggcaagtggcacccttctttgatcatattgaacctatgtttataaaattccccagctttacattcaaacatacattgttttaatctatttattttatttacatattgtGCAATTACCCTtatttatacccgttgattcctactcattattattgtcatcctagagttaatttgactagaattagagttagtcaatgcttagccatgcttagtacaactagctcaccaattattacttaattattgcttagactttgatagaactttaatggttgtgatcatgattaatctcccattgtggattaaatataactaaaatattgcttatggtgggctgtgggtgcatggttttgagagtcgcacccatggcaattaaggaccggtactcgggaaaccctagaagtcttacccgtactaaccacaagccaaaatgggtaaggtgggatttggagcatggcttcgaactatttgacgtaccaaggcaaggtaggcgtgatggagtatggacgggcaatcgtggtgtaacgaaagcctctgctgcttccggatctaccaaggcacaagaggggactgcccgacttggtgtaaaggagggggtgaaacctaaagtgcggtgcgattaaatagggcgggttatgtgacgggtcctatcacagtttcctttccgtggtatcatggtgatacaccggcgcacgttcaagtgtagtgaaACTGTGTCttatgggtaaagttgtacacctctgcagagtaaaactattcgaatagccgtgcccgtggTCGTGGGGCGAActtacagattcactgggattagtgaaccttttaataacTTGGTGAACTTAGatctggtttgaccctgtcaacgtggtgtaacgttggcagtggtttagGTCTGtcgtaacgtggtgtaacgttgggcagagggttgactctgtcgctacgtggtgtaacgtttgacagcggtctgggcctgttgcagcgtggtgtaacgttggacagtagAGGGTTATTTTAACTGTTTTCTTTACTATTAtctcaatttattttatttattgcttCGCTAAATAAATGTTGCTTTATGTCATTTAACCTCAGCCTAtccttgtaccctattgcattcattattcttcctctcttgggtgttacttgttgagtacggtggtttgtacttagccttgcttaatttttccctaccagagcaagtgccagagtttcagtcagaaggtggttctgaaggttgaagtgagctTCAGTCCGCCGtagagaatgcctgtggtgtggagccgtcatcgccagctgaagctgaagattagatggtttaagttgtttttctttttccgctgcatttcgatagataactgtttttatttgtttttaagtcgtggaactgtgtattaatttgtcatagtgtgtactcggactgattcctggaccgagatttaatgcatgttattgttcagaaatttggtgtaaatttctgggcgtgtaCCTTTCAATATGCTTCCTTTTGCTTTCTTTCCCTTTGATATCTTGTCACCTTTGACCACCTCCTCACCATCAACAGTTTCATCAACATAATATGCAAACAGGTCATCATCACCATCTTCTAATTCATAGTCACTATCAAGAAAATCCTCATAATCAATGTCACTTTCACTATCTGTATTGCTTTTGTCATTGTCTTCAGATGCTTTTACCTGCTCATCATGCTCCATGTTAGTTTCCAAGTTTCTATAGAATCCAGGCAATTTCTCTCCATCTTTCTTTGGCACATGATTATCCTCCTTAGGGTTGATAACCTTGGGCAAGTATGTAGCTGGATTGCCTATAATGTCATCCCAATCAAAGCTAATACAACTATCATCATGATCAAAGTAGACAACAAGGTTCTTGTGCTTGCCAACTGTCGAAGCCATCACATTAGTATCTGTATCACTAATAATGACCCTTAATAGCCAATAAATCTTCAAACTTGCAGTCCTTAAGTACCCTAGATCAGCAGCAAATTGATCAAGCCATAGGGGAGACCAAGTGTCTGTCTCAACATTATCAAACCAGCTAACTTTGCCGTTTATATATGATCGAAGATGTGCATGCCCAACAAAGAATCCCCCATGGTGAACCTCAACTGAAAATTCCTCAGCACCGACATCTACAATACATGCATCATTGAGAACAGATCAATGTACGGTAACATACAATGTTTATTTGCACATAAATCAATTCAGGCATTATTCAGTAATTGTACCAACAAAagcataatattttgtagcaCAATTCTAGACTCACATAAACCAATTCACCCTACAATATGTCAGAAATCACACATACACAAGAACAGAACCAAAACCTTTTGTCCTTGATTTCAGAACATACTAAAACCCTAGCACAAAAAATGAAGAAGTTCTACCTAAAGAATGATAAATACGTGTCCAAAATCAAACAAGAACAACTCATATGCAGGGAAGACAAGGTGATTAGGATTTGATTCACTCACCATACAAGGGCGCCCTTTCTCCTTGCCGCCGTAATCTGGCCACCATCTCGTGGATGATGCCTTGGACAACGGTCTTGCATCCACGTCCCTACTCCTCGCTGATAGGCCTTGCTGCAATCGCTGTCGATCGTCGCCTCTAGCTGCCAAGCAGATCGTCGTTCTCCTTGCTTTGCCCTCTCAATGAAACTGAAGAGTCACACGAAGGGCAAATAATATAGAATCTAGATGGTAGGGGGTGATCTGCCAATATTGCATTGATTTGGTTGAGCTTCCCACGTCAGATGTGCCACGTCTGCACCATTACCGGGTTCATGCATCATTGGATCTCTAATGTGACCCAAATTAAGATTATGGAGGAGTAATCCATGCTTTCAGAGTTGGGGGACCCAAGTGAGGTCCGACTGTGCactttacttaaaaaatttcattcaGCTACCTTTACACATTATACAACAAGCAAATATCAAAAGCTGCCCATAGTAATATAGTTAGACAAGaagacaataaaaatacatagttgTACAGTGACACTGTTCACAAATATTAAACAAAAGCATAGTAAACACTGTTCGACCTCGCGCAAAGGAAACGagaatagaatttttttgtctttagTGGGACCCACCTTAATTGCACACATTATGGTGTTTCGAAAACTACGGACTTCCAGATGTGGGTCCCGCATCTATGGCATCTACTTTGCCAAATATATTGGTGTTGCCTTAAGGCGCAACCACCTTGTACACAAAGACCAAGAAATATTTAATCATACATTACTTAGTACAAACCAGCCAATACATGCTATCTATTTTTCCTTTAGTTTATTGTTTTAGCAATGTATGTAGTAATGTAATTAAATGTGcgtcttatattttggacaaGTAAGTAAGTGGTTGCGCCTTATAATTTGaaagaatggagggagtatgttttAAACAATCTCCCCATTCATGGATAGAACTTTGAGAGATTATTGGCACCCACTGAATAATATTCATAGATCAATACACTCACTCCTCCATTGCTCTTGCTCCTCTTATGACTGATGAGTGGCCACATCCAAATCCAAATGCTTGCAAACTACTCTTTTCGTCCCGTAAAAACCTGATTCTAGATCCCCAAGGAGAAGTTTGCAGTGCCAGCAAATGAATATATGTCCTCATTAAAGTAGTACAATCATTGATTAACAATTCTCTATCTCATTAATTATTCTCCAGAAAATACAAGATGGAGAAAGACGAAGAAAGAGGCCTGTTGATTTTCTGGTGGGCTCGGTCTTCGGTGGAGTATGGACAAACCCTGTTGTACTGCTGCTATCTACTGTTTAGCCTGCTGTACTGCTGCTCTTTAACAGCTCGCCATGGACTCCAAAAATCAGTTTTTTTGCGGGACTGAGGGAGTACTCCCACTGTCCTGCATCGACGGAATAGTTGCTTGTCATCCGTGGGCCACGTGGCTCCCACACGGGATCAATTTCTACGCTGCCAACTTAccgaccaccaccactagcTCGCGCTTCGCTCCGCCAAAAATCACacgcccccacccccacccacTCCGGAACGGTCAGCACGCACGCTATTTTACAATCTTAATTCATCTTTCGCTAACAATCACGGCTACTCGGACGACAAATCTGTCGCCGTCTCAGCAGCCACAATGGAGTGACTCGCTTGCGGCTGCgggggccccacctgtcgggacAGCGTCCTTATCTGCTGCTGCCACCGCGTTCGATTCGCGCAACTTGCAAGGGAGAGGGACTCGATTGACGGAcgaatcgaatcgaatcgaaATTTGGGGAACTTTTGTTGGCTCCGAATGGAATTTTGGAATCTGTGCTATCCATTTGATTCATACTATTCCTCTATCAGcacgacaaaaaaaaattactcctGTGTTAACTAGGTGGGATTTACATGGCCGAATCTCGTGTGACCCGTgagatttttttggctttcGACTTAATTACATCGTTCTCAACTCCGGCGGCtcgttccgccgccgcctacaAGTGAGAGGAGGGCGTGGAGGGGAGGCGGAAGCGGTCGGCGAACAGCTGGAGGGCCTCGCGCATCCACCAGTGCGGGCACCGGTCCATGGCCTCCTGCGGGGAGACCCagcaccggcggcgcgccgccatCTCGGGCCACCGCTCCAGCTCGTCGGTGACCCGGAGCGGGAACACGAACCCCTCGTAGGTGGCGTCGTACCGGCGGCTGCGGTAGCACCACCGCCCCAGCGTGGGGCCGGTCTCCCCGAGCACCCCGGCCTCCTCCAGCGcctcccgccgcgccgcctcgtccATCGACTCGTCCAGCTCCCACCCGCCCTTGGGGAGCatcaccgcctcctcctcgccggcggcgcccttCTTCCGCGAGCTGATCACCAGCACCTCcaccccggcgccgccctcccccACCCTGTACGGGATGCACCCCACCACCATCCTGCC contains the following coding sequences:
- the LOC102711626 gene encoding nudix hydrolase 21, chloroplastic-like, whose protein sequence is MAAVMVARQGRELQRYSDNTGGRMVVGCIPYRVGEGGAGVEVLVISSRKKGAAGEEEAVMLPKGGWELDESMDEAARREALEEAGVLGETGPTLGRWCYRSRRYDATYEGFVFPLRVTDELERWPEMAARRRCWVSPQEAMDRCPHWWMREALQLFADRFRLPSTPSSHL